A window from Mogibacterium neglectum encodes these proteins:
- the iorA gene encoding indolepyruvate ferredoxin oxidoreductase subunit alpha, with translation MKVIMSGNEAIARGAYEGGCQFASAYPGTPSTEILENMPQYKDDVYSEWAPNEKVAAEAAIGASIAGVRSFCAMKHVGVNVAADPIFTIAYTGVTGGFVIVSADDPGQHSSQNEQDNRNYAKAARLLMLEPSNSQECKDYMKMAFGLSERFDAPVLFHVTTRVCHSKGIVELGDREEHEYVPYKKQIEKYVSAPANAKKMRVNLETKLANMEAYANETEINQPEWHSTKIGVVTSGISYQYAKETFGEDASYLKLGMTFPLPTDLIKDFCSKVDKVYVIEEMDPYLQEFLEIHGIECIGNQQIPKFDELNTDIVREALTGVKPESYDSDLQSVVRPPTLCAGCPHRGFFQAIKKKKGLMINGDIGCYTLGANAPLSALDTAICMGASLSMAHGAAQAYKVAGAKTKAVGVLGDSTFFHSGITSLMDAVYNQSDSISVILDNRITGMTGHQQNPGTGFTLMGKPAPEVDIPALVKAVGIKEENIYTVNPLHLDEVDKVLDACIASEEPTVIITRWPCVLKKFSQQDLDEFKGLHQTQCHIIQDKCRNCKACVRTGCPALMSSKDDVVIDVNSCVGCTVCKQVCPFDAIEEVQR, from the coding sequence ATGAAAGTAATTATGTCGGGCAACGAAGCTATTGCTCGCGGCGCATATGAAGGTGGCTGCCAGTTTGCTTCGGCTTATCCCGGTACTCCAAGCACCGAGATCCTCGAGAATATGCCTCAGTACAAGGACGATGTGTACTCAGAGTGGGCTCCTAACGAGAAGGTAGCTGCAGAAGCTGCTATCGGTGCATCCATTGCAGGTGTTAGATCATTCTGCGCTATGAAGCACGTAGGTGTTAACGTTGCAGCAGACCCTATCTTCACAATTGCATATACTGGAGTTACAGGTGGATTTGTTATCGTATCGGCTGACGACCCAGGTCAGCACAGCTCACAGAACGAGCAGGACAACAGAAACTACGCAAAGGCAGCAAGACTGCTTATGCTAGAGCCTTCCAACTCTCAGGAGTGTAAGGATTACATGAAGATGGCATTTGGTCTTTCCGAGAGATTCGACGCTCCAGTTCTTTTCCATGTAACAACGAGAGTCTGTCACTCAAAGGGAATTGTAGAACTCGGCGATAGAGAAGAGCATGAGTACGTTCCTTATAAGAAGCAGATTGAAAAGTACGTTTCTGCACCAGCTAACGCTAAGAAGATGAGAGTTAATCTCGAGACTAAACTAGCTAACATGGAAGCTTATGCAAATGAAACAGAAATCAACCAGCCTGAATGGCACTCGACTAAGATCGGTGTTGTTACCTCTGGCATTTCTTATCAGTATGCTAAGGAAACATTTGGTGAGGATGCTTCGTACCTCAAGCTAGGAATGACATTCCCATTACCTACAGATTTAATCAAGGATTTCTGTAGCAAGGTAGATAAAGTATATGTAATCGAAGAGATGGATCCATATCTACAGGAGTTCCTCGAGATTCACGGAATTGAGTGCATTGGAAATCAGCAGATTCCAAAGTTCGACGAGCTCAACACAGATATCGTTAGAGAAGCGCTCACAGGAGTTAAGCCAGAGTCTTACGATTCAGATCTTCAGTCTGTAGTACGTCCTCCAACGTTATGTGCAGGATGTCCTCACAGAGGCTTCTTCCAGGCAATCAAGAAGAAGAAGGGCCTCATGATCAACGGAGACATCGGTTGCTATACACTTGGAGCAAATGCTCCACTTAGCGCACTTGACACGGCTATTTGTATGGGAGCTTCCCTATCAATGGCTCACGGTGCTGCACAGGCTTACAAAGTTGCAGGTGCAAAGACTAAGGCTGTAGGTGTACTTGGAGATTCCACATTCTTCCACAGCGGTATCACAAGTTTGATGGATGCTGTATACAACCAGAGCGATAGCATCAGCGTTATCCTCGACAACAGAATCACTGGTATGACTGGTCACCAGCAGAACCCTGGAACAGGATTCACACTTATGGGCAAGCCAGCACCAGAGGTTGATATTCCTGCTCTAGTTAAGGCAGTAGGAATCAAGGAAGAGAATATTTACACAGTAAATCCTCTACACCTTGACGAAGTTGACAAGGTTCTCGACGCTTGTATCGCTAGCGAGGAGCCAACAGTTATCATTACAAGATGGCCATGCGTACTCAAGAAGTTCAGCCAGCAGGATCTTGATGAGTTCAAGGGACTTCACCAGACTCAGTGCCACATCATTCAGGACAAGTGCAGAAACTGTAAGGCTTGCGTAAGAACAGGTTGCCCAGCTCTCATGTCTTCAAAGGATGATGTTGTTATCGATGTTAATAGCTGCGTAGGCTGTACAGTCTGCAAGCAGGTATGCCCATTTGATGCTATTGAGGAGGTGCAGAGATAA
- the pgeF gene encoding peptidoglycan editing factor PgeF translates to MFEQFKDKLICDYSTRNGGVSTGCYDSMNLSLTTDDALVNILENYKLWCGSLGIDTRQLVMLHQTHSNEVIRVDEKNCGEGLYKPRQLGVDGMVTKAKGVALITSHADCAPIYVYDPVNEVIGLSHAGWRGTTLEIARRTVEKMKDEFDSNPADLHAAIGPCISIKHFECGEDVISAISDMSVKDIPGAYTYNPDQGKFYVSLPIINKAVLMSAGIPESQIEIDGRCTFAERERYFSHRRDGLKRGGQMAVLMLK, encoded by the coding sequence ATGTTCGAACAATTTAAGGACAAATTAATTTGCGATTATAGCACTCGAAATGGTGGGGTAAGCACGGGATGCTACGACTCGATGAATCTTAGTCTAACGACAGATGATGCCCTTGTAAATATCCTCGAAAATTACAAGCTATGGTGCGGTTCGCTAGGAATTGACACGAGGCAACTTGTCATGCTTCATCAGACGCATAGCAATGAAGTGATTCGTGTAGATGAGAAGAACTGCGGTGAAGGGTTGTATAAGCCGAGGCAGCTAGGTGTAGATGGAATGGTAACAAAAGCTAAGGGCGTTGCACTTATTACATCGCATGCGGACTGTGCGCCAATCTATGTCTATGATCCAGTTAATGAAGTTATCGGGCTGAGCCATGCGGGCTGGAGGGGGACAACCCTTGAAATTGCAAGACGTACAGTGGAGAAGATGAAGGATGAATTCGATTCAAATCCTGCTGATCTACATGCTGCAATTGGCCCGTGTATTTCCATAAAACACTTCGAATGTGGCGAAGACGTAATATCAGCAATTTCGGATATGAGCGTAAAGGATATTCCTGGTGCATATACGTATAATCCGGATCAAGGTAAGTTCTATGTCTCACTGCCGATAATTAACAAGGCTGTTCTTATGAGCGCGGGCATCCCTGAATCGCAGATAGAGATTGACGGCAGATGCACGTTTGCCGAGAGAGAAAGGTATTTCTCGCACAGAAGAGACGGACTCAAGAGAGGCGGTCAGATGGCGGTGCTGATGCTTAAGTAG
- a CDS encoding Na+/H+ antiporter NhaC family protein, giving the protein MIRINRSRIMYVFGLTALFIAAVPIVAMAADNKPAMYATIWAVLPPIVAIGLALITKEVYSSLFIGILAGGLIYSGMNFPKFMNHVMIDGFVSSLSSAGNVGILVFLVILGMLVSMMNLSGGSSAFGNWAAKRIKTRRGAQYSTVTLGILIFVDDYFNCLTVGSVMKPLTDKYNISRAKLAYLIDATAAPVCILAPISSWAAAVSGFVEGKNGLNIFIQAIPYNFYALLTIAMMFMIITMNFDYGKMAAYEKNAVENGDLFTVQDTAALKNDNAAETLHQGIVMDLMFPVIVLIISCITGMLYTGGFWSGKSFVTAFAGCDASTSLVLGSVVSLVITIVYYMIRRVVPFSELMECVPEGFKSMVSPILVLTMAWTLKTMTDSLGLAQFVANMMDKIPGGLIMVIPAMFFLVSCALGFASGTSWGTFGILIPIALAVTANRPDMMIVLISSCMAGGVCGDHCSPISDTTIMSSAGASVRHLSHVETQLPYAVTVLSVSAVCYVIAGIMESPWVALAVGLVLLYVVLRFFKRREGSYIVDETQAIETATAQG; this is encoded by the coding sequence ATGATACGCATTAACAGAAGTAGAATTATGTACGTGTTCGGGCTCACCGCACTCTTCATAGCGGCTGTGCCGATTGTGGCAATGGCGGCTGACAACAAGCCAGCAATGTATGCAACGATATGGGCTGTACTACCGCCTATCGTCGCTATCGGACTAGCACTCATCACAAAAGAAGTGTATAGCTCTCTGTTCATTGGAATTCTAGCTGGAGGCCTAATCTATTCGGGAATGAATTTCCCAAAATTTATGAATCATGTAATGATTGATGGATTCGTCTCATCACTGTCTTCAGCCGGAAATGTAGGAATCCTAGTATTCCTCGTCATCCTCGGTATGCTGGTATCTATGATGAACCTATCAGGTGGTTCATCAGCTTTTGGAAACTGGGCAGCTAAGAGGATTAAAACTCGTCGCGGTGCACAGTACTCGACCGTTACTCTCGGAATTCTCATATTCGTCGATGACTACTTCAATTGTTTAACTGTTGGCAGTGTTATGAAGCCGCTTACCGACAAATACAATATATCTAGAGCTAAGCTAGCGTATTTAATAGATGCAACTGCAGCTCCAGTTTGCATCTTGGCCCCTATTTCATCTTGGGCTGCAGCTGTAAGCGGGTTTGTAGAGGGGAAAAATGGTCTAAACATATTCATTCAAGCTATTCCTTATAACTTCTACGCGCTTCTCACCATCGCAATGATGTTCATGATTATAACTATGAACTTCGATTACGGAAAAATGGCAGCTTATGAGAAGAATGCCGTGGAAAACGGTGACCTCTTTACAGTGCAAGACACTGCAGCATTGAAGAATGACAATGCTGCCGAGACATTGCATCAAGGAATAGTAATGGATTTGATGTTCCCAGTAATAGTGCTCATCATCTCTTGCATCACCGGCATGCTATATACTGGAGGATTCTGGAGTGGCAAATCATTTGTAACTGCATTTGCAGGCTGCGATGCATCCACTTCTCTAGTGCTCGGAAGTGTTGTTTCACTGGTTATTACTATCGTTTACTACATGATTAGAAGAGTCGTTCCTTTCTCGGAGCTTATGGAATGTGTACCAGAAGGATTCAAATCAATGGTTTCACCAATTCTCGTCCTTACGATGGCATGGACTTTAAAAACTATGACTGATTCACTTGGGCTAGCGCAGTTCGTTGCCAACATGATGGATAAGATTCCTGGTGGATTGATCATGGTAATACCTGCTATGTTCTTCCTCGTATCTTGCGCTCTAGGTTTTGCGTCTGGCACATCGTGGGGAACCTTCGGAATACTAATTCCTATAGCACTTGCAGTAACTGCGAATAGACCTGATATGATGATTGTCCTCATATCTTCCTGCATGGCTGGTGGAGTTTGCGGTGACCACTGCTCGCCAATTTCAGATACGACTATCATGTCATCTGCAGGTGCATCTGTTAGACACCTTAGCCACGTTGAGACTCAGCTGCCTTATGCTGTGACCGTCCTATCTGTATCAGCCGTATGCTATGTAATTGCTGGTATCATGGAATCTCCATGGGTTGCGCTTGCGGTAGGGCTCGTACTCCTATATGTAGTTCTGCGCTTCTTCAAGAGAAGAGAAGGTTCGTATATAGTTGATGAAACTCAGGCTATTGAGACTGCAACTGCCCAGGGTTAA
- a CDS encoding pentapeptide repeat-containing protein — MNRAFTSDDIIKLITDRDKSKHLIIEESAIADTNLQGCDLTNITFKLCSFENCNLTGADFSESSISGTLFRECPMHACKFVNSDMTEAIFRDIDLSDSDISGANLYAAVLEGANLDGIIIDENTKWYRQVPPESGAFIAWKCCSELRVVQLLVPREARRVSATRETCRCDKAKVLSIKSIDETISYDWAQSTVDPDFYYERGKWVEPANGFEPDRWKDSSRGIHFFMEREQCIAYQTV; from the coding sequence ATGAATAGAGCATTCACATCAGACGATATTATAAAGCTAATAACAGATAGAGATAAATCAAAACACCTCATAATAGAAGAGAGTGCCATCGCGGACACGAATCTCCAAGGTTGTGATCTGACAAATATTACGTTTAAACTCTGCAGCTTTGAAAACTGCAACCTCACAGGTGCAGATTTTAGCGAATCTAGCATATCGGGCACACTCTTCCGAGAGTGCCCGATGCACGCCTGCAAGTTCGTCAATTCCGATATGACCGAAGCCATCTTCCGCGATATCGATCTCTCGGACAGCGACATAAGTGGAGCCAACCTGTATGCCGCAGTCCTCGAGGGCGCCAATCTCGATGGTATAATCATAGACGAAAATACCAAGTGGTACAGACAAGTGCCTCCAGAGTCAGGTGCATTTATAGCGTGGAAATGCTGCTCTGAACTCAGGGTGGTTCAACTGCTGGTTCCAAGAGAAGCTAGAAGAGTTTCAGCTACACGGGAAACCTGCAGATGTGATAAGGCAAAGGTACTATCAATTAAGAGCATCGATGAGACGATTAGTTACGATTGGGCTCAGTCTACAGTGGATCCAGATTTTTATTATGAACGGGGGAAATGGGTAGAGCCAGCTAACGGATTCGAGCCAGATAGGTGGAAGGATTCGTCTCGAGGGATACACTTTTTCATGGAGAGGGAACAGTGCATTGCATATCAAACTGTATAA
- a CDS encoding penicillin-binding transpeptidase domain-containing protein: MRKLERRANICLLLAASLFIGILIFTWRFVTKGQDWASFYGNRQIYTNGEVNRGTIYDRNGVMLLNCTKDGLVYPSDASLRKATVHAVGDPKGNIATGAINVFRPQLIGYDLLNGTYDTTKDGSKINLTIDAKANLAAYKALGNRQGMVGVYNYKTGEIMAMVCTPSVDPKGVLPTNSSSSEYFNTFLSGRLTPGSTFKTVTAAAAIDNVDDIDDFSFNCTGVTYVNGSPIKCTERHGHVDFEMALAKSCNGAFGEITRKVGASAMRDYVKKIGLTNSLDINGIKTAKGTFVFPKDDPIKLSWAGIGQAEDLVNPASMMVYMGAIANGGKAINPYIIGSSNFLKKVTGGDSLGKYLSSDTAGKMKSMMKNDVKVTYGESNFRGLDIYAKSGTAETGSGTPDAWFVGFIDDADHPYAFVVWVKNGGTGYKVAGPVAYKTLLALVQNN, encoded by the coding sequence ATGCGGAAACTAGAGCGTAGAGCGAATATCTGTCTGCTGCTTGCCGCGTCGCTATTCATAGGAATATTGATTTTTACATGGAGGTTCGTAACAAAGGGACAAGACTGGGCGAGCTTCTATGGAAATAGGCAGATATATACTAACGGTGAAGTCAACCGTGGCACTATCTATGACAGAAATGGCGTGATGCTGCTTAACTGCACAAAGGATGGACTCGTGTATCCTTCTGACGCTTCGCTTAGAAAGGCAACTGTTCATGCGGTTGGAGATCCAAAGGGCAATATTGCTACGGGTGCAATCAACGTATTTAGACCGCAGCTCATAGGGTACGACCTGCTAAACGGGACTTATGATACCACTAAGGACGGAAGCAAAATCAATTTAACCATAGATGCAAAGGCTAATTTAGCTGCGTACAAGGCACTCGGTAACCGCCAGGGAATGGTCGGAGTATATAACTATAAAACCGGAGAGATAATGGCGATGGTATGCACGCCATCGGTTGATCCTAAGGGGGTACTTCCGACAAATTCTAGCTCATCTGAATATTTCAATACATTTCTCTCGGGTAGGCTCACGCCAGGCTCAACATTTAAGACGGTAACAGCTGCGGCGGCAATTGATAATGTCGATGATATAGATGATTTCAGTTTTAACTGCACTGGTGTTACGTATGTAAATGGGTCGCCGATAAAGTGTACAGAGCGACATGGACATGTTGACTTCGAGATGGCACTCGCAAAGTCTTGTAATGGTGCGTTTGGAGAAATCACTCGTAAGGTTGGCGCAAGTGCCATGAGGGATTACGTCAAGAAGATTGGACTTACCAACTCACTTGATATAAACGGAATTAAGACAGCAAAAGGGACATTCGTTTTTCCAAAGGATGACCCGATTAAACTTAGTTGGGCAGGTATTGGGCAGGCGGAGGATCTCGTAAATCCTGCGTCTATGATGGTCTACATGGGAGCTATTGCAAATGGCGGCAAAGCTATAAATCCTTACATAATAGGTTCATCTAATTTCCTTAAAAAGGTTACCGGTGGTGATTCACTAGGCAAATACCTTAGTAGTGACACAGCAGGTAAGATGAAGAGTATGATGAAAAATGACGTTAAGGTCACATATGGGGAGAGTAATTTCCGAGGACTCGACATCTATGCAAAGTCTGGAACAGCAGAGACTGGGAGCGGAACACCTGATGCGTGGTTTGTTGGATTTATAGATGATGCAGATCATCCATATGCTTTCGTAGTATGGGTGAAAAACGGTGGTACTGGCTATAAGGTTGCTGGACCTGTGGCTTATAAAACTTTGCTTGCGCTAGTGCAGAACAATTAG
- the sstT gene encoding serine/threonine transporter SstT, with the protein MKSIFRAWNKLSLIVQIIIGLIIGISLAVIAPKQLAFLTLFGDLFVGALKAIAPLMVFILVMAAIAQHKTGTKTNMSTVIVLYIIGTLSAGLCAVVASFLFPQTLILAKSVEKVTAPDNIISVLKTVLLNAIDNPINAIVNTNFLGVLAWAIIIGIALKSSSDSTKGLLSDLSDAITKCVRWIIQFAPIGVMGLVFKSISASGIGALAKYASLILLLVGTMVFIALVINPLIVFLASHQNPYPLVFKCLSNSGITAFFTRSSAANIPVNLELCEDLGLDVNTYPISIPLGATINMAGAAVTIAVMSLAACNTMGIKVDIPSAVLLVFLTAISAAGASGVAGGSLLLIPLACSLFGLPADISMQVVGVGFICGVIQDSCETALNSSTDVLLTATAELYEYRKRGEKKILNIK; encoded by the coding sequence ATGAAATCCATTTTTAGAGCTTGGAATAAGCTTAGCTTGATTGTACAAATCATCATCGGTCTTATTATCGGCATTTCGCTTGCCGTTATTGCACCAAAACAACTCGCGTTTTTAACACTATTTGGTGACCTATTCGTCGGGGCACTCAAAGCAATCGCTCCACTTATGGTTTTTATCCTTGTAATGGCTGCTATCGCTCAGCATAAAACAGGAACTAAAACTAATATGTCTACAGTTATTGTCCTATACATTATCGGTACACTATCTGCAGGCCTTTGTGCTGTTGTTGCCAGTTTCTTATTTCCACAGACTCTTATTCTTGCAAAATCCGTAGAGAAGGTCACAGCACCGGATAACATCATCTCGGTTCTTAAAACCGTCCTACTTAACGCTATTGATAATCCGATTAACGCAATTGTTAATACAAACTTTCTAGGTGTTCTCGCGTGGGCAATCATTATCGGTATCGCTTTAAAATCGTCTTCTGATTCTACAAAGGGACTTTTATCAGATCTTTCTGATGCTATTACCAAGTGTGTTCGTTGGATTATTCAGTTTGCGCCTATTGGTGTAATGGGACTCGTATTTAAATCAATCTCTGCTAGCGGAATAGGAGCTCTTGCAAAATACGCATCACTTATCTTGCTACTCGTTGGAACTATGGTGTTTATAGCACTGGTTATCAATCCGCTTATCGTATTTTTGGCTTCACACCAGAACCCTTATCCGCTTGTATTCAAGTGTCTAAGTAACAGCGGTATCACGGCATTCTTTACGCGAAGCTCTGCAGCTAATATTCCTGTTAACCTGGAGCTCTGCGAAGACCTTGGACTAGATGTAAATACATACCCTATTTCAATTCCACTAGGAGCAACAATTAACATGGCTGGCGCAGCTGTTACCATCGCAGTAATGTCATTAGCAGCTTGTAATACAATGGGAATAAAGGTCGATATACCTTCTGCCGTCTTGCTGGTATTCTTGACCGCAATTAGCGCAGCCGGTGCTTCCGGAGTTGCTGGAGGTTCTTTGCTTCTTATTCCACTCGCTTGCTCACTGTTCGGACTACCTGCAGACATCTCAATGCAAGTTGTGGGTGTTGGATTTATATGTGGAGTAATTCAGGACTCTTGTGAAACTGCGCTCAACTCATCCACAGATGTTCTGCTAACTGCAACAGCCGAACTTTATGAATACAGAAAGAGGGGCGAAAAGAAGATTCTCAACATTAAGTAA
- a CDS encoding DUF308 domain-containing protein gives MRLLAMISSAIMVIVGTFCVANSTAAFTSVAFVVGSALLIMGVLELIVFRNVGYEENMITKTYVVQAVISTFLGVMFLSGQVSEDVVVTAIFAMVLMTSGLAADFSINIDIKTNSLSEKRTFVIGTAMVLLGAYMFFNKSVLNLHVMLLIGIAAILIGIDRFRIGMSLDYNKPEFLSKNEEKLERAKREEKRNTRIAIEATRRSREQRNKIKKLEEEISKERSRRESIDGARRKKK, from the coding sequence ATGAGATTATTAGCTATGATTTCTAGTGCAATAATGGTAATAGTAGGTACTTTTTGTGTGGCCAACTCAACTGCGGCATTTACATCTGTTGCATTTGTTGTAGGTAGCGCGCTTCTTATAATGGGAGTATTAGAACTTATTGTGTTCAGAAATGTTGGATATGAAGAGAACATGATAACGAAGACATATGTTGTCCAGGCGGTAATCTCTACATTTCTAGGAGTAATGTTCTTATCTGGACAGGTGAGCGAGGATGTAGTTGTTACAGCCATCTTTGCGATGGTGCTCATGACTAGCGGACTCGCTGCCGATTTTAGTATAAATATCGATATCAAAACCAATTCTTTAAGTGAGAAAAGGACCTTTGTTATCGGGACAGCTATGGTATTGCTCGGCGCATATATGTTCTTCAATAAGAGTGTGCTAAACTTGCATGTGATGTTGCTCATTGGAATTGCTGCAATACTTATAGGGATAGATAGATTTAGAATCGGCATGAGCTTAGATTATAACAAGCCGGAGTTCTTAAGTAAAAACGAAGAGAAGCTGGAAAGAGCAAAAAGGGAAGAGAAGAGAAATACAAGAATAGCTATCGAAGCTACACGTAGATCGAGGGAACAACGTAATAAGATTAAAAAGCTTGAAGAGGAAATCTCAAAAGAAAGATCTAGGCGTGAGAGTATAGATGGAGCGAGAAGAAAAAAGAAGTAG
- a CDS encoding indolepyruvate oxidoreductase subunit beta — MSDVKNILLVGVGGQGTILASKILTSGLMEAGYDVKMSEIHGMSQRGGSVSTQVRYGKEVLSPIVGKGSADVIVAFERMEALRWLEYLKVGGKMVVNDFKINPAPVNLGKAEYPDDIIEDLKSKCQVTAVKAGEIATDLGNAKAMNVVLLGALVKAIGSLDDVDWDAQIEKNVKPKFVELNKKAFKAGYDL; from the coding sequence ATGAGTGATGTTAAGAATATTCTCCTCGTAGGAGTAGGTGGACAGGGAACAATCCTTGCAAGTAAGATTCTTACGAGCGGCCTAATGGAAGCTGGTTACGATGTTAAGATGAGTGAGATTCACGGAATGTCACAGCGTGGCGGAAGTGTAAGCACTCAGGTAAGATACGGAAAAGAAGTTCTTTCCCCAATCGTAGGAAAGGGATCTGCGGACGTAATCGTAGCATTTGAGAGAATGGAAGCCCTAAGATGGCTTGAGTACCTCAAGGTTGGCGGTAAGATGGTAGTTAACGACTTCAAAATCAACCCTGCTCCAGTTAATCTAGGTAAGGCAGAGTATCCAGATGATATCATCGAGGATTTAAAGTCAAAGTGCCAGGTAACTGCTGTTAAGGCGGGAGAAATCGCTACAGATCTTGGAAATGCTAAGGCTATGAACGTGGTACTCCTCGGAGCACTAGTTAAGGCTATAGGTTCTCTAGACGATGTAGATTGGGATGCTCAGATTGAGAAGAACGTAAAGCCTAAATTCGTTGAGCTAAACAAGAAAGCATTCAAGGCAGGATACGATCTATAA
- a CDS encoding phosphate acyltransferase — protein MLKNFAEMAEMVRSNPVKKRIVLACAHCEHSLEAVSNAVKEGIVEAVLVGKENMIRETIKKHGLSLEDATIYNADDDVEIAKIAVRLINEGKGDFLMKGKMQTSDLLKQVVNKETGLNMGKVMSHVGLFEVPNYHKLVVLTDGGMLLHPTLEQKAQIIENAVGTLHNMGYENPKVAALCAAEKVNEKAPESVDAAALKEMNEKGEIKDCVVEGPISYDIALSKEIADFKGFESPVAGDADVLLVPNMAAGNFIGKSWVIQGGGRMTGLVVGAKAPIVLTSRGSGADEKFYSIVFAAAASK, from the coding sequence ATGTTAAAGAATTTTGCAGAAATGGCAGAAATGGTCAGAAGTAATCCTGTCAAGAAGAGAATTGTCCTAGCTTGTGCTCACTGTGAGCATTCTTTAGAGGCAGTAAGCAATGCTGTAAAGGAAGGCATCGTTGAGGCTGTTCTCGTTGGTAAAGAAAATATGATTAGAGAGACTATCAAGAAACACGGTCTGTCTCTAGAAGATGCAACAATCTACAATGCAGATGATGATGTTGAAATCGCTAAGATTGCTGTAAGACTTATCAACGAGGGAAAGGGCGATTTCCTCATGAAGGGTAAGATGCAGACATCTGATCTTCTCAAGCAGGTTGTAAATAAAGAGACGGGGCTTAACATGGGTAAGGTAATGTCCCATGTAGGACTATTTGAAGTTCCTAACTACCACAAGCTCGTAGTTCTTACAGATGGTGGAATGCTTCTTCATCCAACACTAGAGCAGAAGGCTCAGATCATTGAGAATGCTGTAGGCACACTTCACAACATGGGATATGAGAATCCAAAGGTTGCAGCACTTTGCGCAGCTGAAAAGGTTAACGAGAAGGCGCCTGAGTCAGTAGATGCAGCAGCTCTTAAGGAAATGAACGAGAAGGGTGAAATAAAGGACTGCGTAGTAGAAGGACCAATCTCTTACGATATCGCATTAAGCAAGGAAATAGCAGATTTCAAGGGATTTGAGAGTCCGGTAGCAGGAGATGCTGACGTTCTGCTCGTTCCAAATATGGCTGCTGGTAACTTCATTGGAAAGTCTTGGGTAATCCAGGGCGGCGGTAGAATGACTGGTCTTGTCGTTGGTGCAAAGGCTCCAATCGTACTCACTTCACGTGGTTCCGGCGCTGACGAGAAGTTCTACTCGATCGTATTTGCAGCTGCAGCATCAAAGTAA